Proteins encoded together in one bacterium window:
- a CDS encoding FGGY-family carbohydrate kinase, with protein MRSPRWIPGRTGALLNLSGTTNIIEATKAILEGLAFNLRRAFETVSRQTKDLGEISDVVATGGMCQITNWLNFLATILDRRIITRQNRYDAANGAILLYLKGTSRGLLRKLA; from the coding sequence ATGCGTTCACCGCGATGGATCCCGGGTCGAACTGGTGCACTTCTTAACCTTTCTGGGACCACAAATATCATTGAAGCAACCAAGGCGATCTTGGAAGGGCTTGCTTTCAATTTGAGAAGGGCGTTCGAGACAGTTTCAAGACAGACTAAAGACTTAGGAGAGATATCAGATGTTGTAGCCACTGGTGGAATGTGCCAGATAACTAACTGGTTGAATTTTCTTGCGACTATCTTAGACAGAAGGATCATAACTCGGCAAAACAGATATGATGCTGCTAACGGTGCTATTTTGCTGTATCTGAAGGGGACCTCAAGAGGTTTATTAAGGAAACTCGC
- a CDS encoding DUF362 domain-containing protein, translated as MSKVVIRNVDARNLLLGVYQCFEKLGGIGHFVPHGCRIIIKPNFVGPVASEQGGTTDPYLVAALARVALENGARAVYIVESSATCFSTNEVIQKLGLRDALREFKCEQASFVNLDEEKIVKVRTPEGFFLKEIPFPELVTKVDFIWNVPKLKVHYVDVITCAVKNYVGFLPREFRLLVHQTRLSSIVAMIHKLFPESLVITDALTLGSHEGPLNVRPVHFGYLIASTDPVANDVVAGKILGFQPEEIEYAMNAYNLGLGDINPTVEGEGIVLEVLRREPIVKRPVRGIIERYGPFRIVLGGACSGCLTWLKGTLEGWILDGTMERLQKSGVRVSVMLGYNAVDERFDEFIEKMPYVVIGDCTPDKYKNNPDVIRASGCCPGEKIQFALEEALRCQGFNLK; from the coding sequence ATGTCGAAGGTTGTAATTAGAAACGTGGACGCAAGAAATTTATTGCTCGGAGTATATCAGTGCTTTGAAAAACTTGGAGGAATCGGGCATTTCGTACCACATGGGTGTAGAATCATCATAAAACCTAATTTTGTTGGTCCTGTGGCGAGTGAACAAGGTGGAACTACTGATCCGTACCTCGTGGCTGCCCTTGCCAGAGTGGCCCTGGAGAATGGCGCGAGGGCTGTGTATATAGTTGAATCGTCTGCAACGTGTTTTAGTACAAACGAAGTAATACAAAAACTTGGCCTAAGAGATGCACTCCGAGAATTCAAGTGCGAACAAGCGAGCTTCGTTAACCTTGATGAAGAGAAAATTGTCAAGGTGAGAACCCCTGAAGGCTTTTTCCTCAAAGAAATACCTTTCCCAGAGTTGGTGACAAAAGTTGATTTTATTTGGAATGTTCCAAAGTTGAAGGTTCACTACGTAGACGTTATCACTTGTGCTGTAAAAAACTATGTTGGTTTCCTGCCAAGAGAGTTTAGGCTTCTAGTGCATCAAACCAGACTCAGTAGCATCGTTGCGATGATTCACAAGCTATTTCCTGAATCGCTCGTAATAACTGATGCGTTGACTTTAGGGAGCCATGAAGGTCCTCTCAACGTGAGACCTGTTCACTTCGGTTATCTCATAGCGAGTACCGATCCTGTTGCGAATGATGTAGTTGCCGGCAAGATCTTGGGTTTTCAACCGGAGGAGATAGAATACGCTATGAACGCTTATAACCTTGGCCTCGGGGACATTAATCCTACTGTTGAGGGCGAAGGAATAGTTCTTGAGGTTCTCAGAAGGGAACCAATTGTCAAAAGACCTGTCAGGGGCATCATTGAACGGTATGGACCATTCAGGATCGTTTTAGGTGGAGCCTGCTCAGGATGCCTCACATGGCTGAAGGGAACTTTGGAAGGATGGATCCTGGACGGCACAATGGAAAGGCTCCAGAAAAGCGGGGTAAGAGTAAGTGTTATGCTGGGTTACAACGCCGTAGATGAACGCTTCGATGAATTCATTGAGAAGATGCCATACGTGGTAATTGGTGATTGTACACCCGATAAATACAAGAATAATCCTGACGTCATACGTGCCAGTGGGTGTTGCCCTGGCGAAAAGATTCAGTTCGCACTTGAGGAAGCGCTGCGCTGTCAAGGTTTCAACTTAAAGTAA
- a CDS encoding phosphoglycerate dehydrogenase: protein MPKVLIATRTFGKYSQEPLELLRKYSFEILIYEKEVLPETLGDVDALIVGTPKVTRDILANSNLKIIAKHGVGVDNIDLKAATELGIPVTVTPGANTESVAELTIGLIFVLARNIVSTHIELFQEHSWHGNVGIEIYGKVLGLVGFGAIAREVNKRAACLGMKVIAYDPYVPAKEIQNAGAKPAILEEVLQLSDFVSIHVPLTEETKGLIGEKELRQMKRSAFLINTARGGIVDEEALATALKEGWISGAALDVFSQEPPNFDSPLFGCNNLVTTPHMGAHTIEAVYRMNIMAAQAVIDFFQGRIPKHVVNQEVLSKLLKAKGSSL, encoded by the coding sequence ATGCCGAAAGTTCTGATTGCTACCCGCACTTTTGGGAAATACTCGCAAGAGCCGCTTGAGCTTTTAAGGAAATACAGTTTCGAGATTCTAATTTATGAAAAAGAGGTTTTGCCGGAGACCTTGGGTGACGTGGATGCTTTGATAGTTGGTACTCCGAAAGTGACAAGAGACATTCTCGCGAACTCAAATTTAAAAATCATAGCAAAGCACGGTGTGGGCGTCGACAATATCGATTTGAAGGCGGCTACGGAGCTAGGAATACCTGTGACGGTGACACCGGGTGCAAACACCGAGTCCGTTGCGGAGTTGACCATTGGTCTTATCTTCGTCCTCGCGAGGAATATAGTTTCTACGCACATAGAGTTGTTCCAGGAACATTCCTGGCACGGTAACGTCGGGATCGAAATCTATGGTAAAGTCCTTGGCCTAGTGGGCTTCGGTGCTATTGCACGAGAAGTAAACAAGCGAGCTGCTTGCCTTGGTATGAAGGTGATCGCATATGATCCCTACGTGCCGGCTAAGGAAATTCAGAATGCCGGTGCAAAACCAGCAATTTTGGAGGAGGTTCTCCAGCTATCGGATTTTGTGTCGATACACGTTCCGTTGACTGAAGAAACAAAGGGTTTGATCGGGGAAAAAGAGTTAAGGCAAATGAAGAGAAGCGCCTTCTTGATAAACACAGCAAGAGGTGGAATCGTTGACGAGGAGGCCTTGGCGACAGCTTTGAAAGAGGGATGGATAAGTGGGGCGGCGTTGGATGTCTTCTCACAGGAACCGCCGAATTTTGACTCGCCTCTATTCGGTTGCAATAACCTCGTAACCACTCCTCACATGGGTGCCCACACAATTGAGGCTGTTTATCGGATGAACATAATGGCTGCCCAAGCGGTGATTGACTTCTTTCAGGGGCGCATACCAAAGCATGTCGTTAACCAGGAAGTGTTGTCAAAATTGTTAAAAGCAAAGGGGTCGTCACTATGA
- a CDS encoding lactate racemase domain-containing protein, which produces MKVKYYDFAECEIPNDRLKAVLEPRHVNGMERAEFEEKLQSILRERLAPELVGVRRLLLLVDDITRQTPVSWILPTIFDIANSCGVKDEYITILVATGTHRRMTLSEQLKKYGETAVKRVRIFFHNYKTDVVEIGRTERGTPIVVNKLVLENDFIIGIGMVTPHRVAGYSGGGKIVQPGISGRETTGQTHWLSAQFAGCEILGKVDNPVREEIEAVAKAAGLKFIINIVPDRSGKPI; this is translated from the coding sequence ATGAAAGTGAAATACTATGATTTCGCCGAATGCGAGATCCCCAACGATCGGCTTAAAGCTGTCTTGGAGCCACGTCATGTGAATGGTATGGAGCGAGCAGAGTTCGAAGAAAAATTGCAGTCCATCTTGAGGGAGAGACTTGCGCCAGAACTTGTCGGTGTCAGAAGGTTGTTGCTACTAGTTGATGATATAACCAGGCAAACACCTGTATCTTGGATTCTACCAACTATCTTTGACATTGCAAATTCCTGTGGGGTCAAAGATGAGTACATAACCATCCTTGTGGCGACGGGAACTCACAGGCGTATGACACTTTCTGAGCAATTGAAAAAGTATGGTGAGACAGCTGTAAAGAGAGTTAGGATTTTCTTCCACAACTACAAAACAGATGTTGTTGAAATTGGCAGAACGGAAAGAGGTACTCCGATAGTAGTTAATAAACTTGTTTTGGAAAACGACTTCATAATTGGGATTGGCATGGTCACACCGCACAGGGTTGCTGGGTACAGTGGGGGAGGAAAGATAGTCCAACCCGGTATTTCTGGGAGAGAAACCACGGGGCAAACCCACTGGTTGAGTGCTCAGTTCGCAGGATGCGAGATTTTGGGGAAAGTAGATAATCCGGTACGAGAAGAAATTGAAGCTGTAGCAAAAGCAGCCGGTTTGAAGTTCATAATAAACATTGTACCTGATAGAAGCGGAAAGCCTATCG